In Vulpes lagopus strain Blue_001 chromosome 1, ASM1834538v1, whole genome shotgun sequence, a genomic segment contains:
- the LOC121487573 gene encoding proline-rich protein 2-like — MAPPECGASTPPRECPPSARPRGPDRAAARTGPGSFLPTPRLPDRSLAGARRRLSAPPANSPRGRSPRVCNPPGPSPFLSSQPLPRGRGAPRPALWLPRGGLRPGSQRPEPPSPLPPAGPALLRGPAQPPHERVPGPRRPSHTRGPPAPALPVARPARQVARPRGRRPRGQGPTPEGPATKPGLTFPRRGPSSLRSPRRLRLLLIHPSRK, encoded by the coding sequence ATGGCTCCGCCGGAATGCGGGGCCTCCACTCCGCCGCGGGAGTGCCCTCCAAGCGCACGACCCCGGGGTCCGGACCGCGCCGCGGCCAGGACTGGACCAGGAAGCTTCCTCCCGACGCCCCGGCTCCCCGATCGGTCCCTCGCCGGGGCCCGCAGGCGCCTGTCCGCGCCGCCCGCAAATTCACCGCGAGGCCGCTCGCCTCGAGTCTGCAACCCCCCCGGGCCCTCGCCCTTTCTCAGTTCGCAGCCGCTCCCGCGAGGGCGAGGCGCGCCGAGGCCGGCGCTGTGGCTGCCCCGCGGCGGCCTGCGGCCCGGCTCCCAGCGCCCGGAGCCTCCCTCCCCGCTGCCTCCCGCCGGGCCGGCCTTGCTCCGGGGCCCCGCGCAGCCACCGCACGAACGCGTCCCGGGTCCCCGCCGCCCCTCGCACACCCGtggcccgcccgcccccgcgctgCCCGTGGCCCGGCCGGCCCGGCAGGTGGCCCGACCCCGGGGACGCCGCCCGCGAGGCCAGGGGCCGACCCCGGAGGGCCCGGCGACGAAGCCGGGACTCACCTTTCCCCGGCGCGGCCCGTCTTCGCTCCGGTCTCCGCGGCGTCTCCGGCTCCTCCTCATCCACCCTAGCAGGAAGTGA